Proteins found in one Dehalococcoidales bacterium genomic segment:
- a CDS encoding vitamin B12-dependent ribonucleotide reductase, translating into MVVTSQASQGVSLTDNALQVLERRYLKKDKQGNLIETPEELFRRVAHTIAAAETEYGTKTAAKKWEETFYNLMTNLEFLPNSPTLMNAGRELGQLSACFVLPIEDSMESIFETVKNTALIHKSGGGTGFSFSKLRQEMDRVGTTGGVASGPVSFMRAFDVATDVIKQGGTRRGANMAILSVDHPDIIKFITSKEDMVSLTNFNISVAVTADFMKAAQNGADYNLINPRTKEVVGKLNAKTVFEKMVELAWKTGDPGIIFIERINRDNPTPHLGQIESTNPCGEQPLLPYESCNLGSINLTKMLVEKDSMFEIDYNKLAQTVKAAVRFLDNVIDVNKYPIPEIGEMTRKTRKIGLGVMGFADMLLKLGVPYNSEKALMLAGDIMGFVDKEALAYSSVLADERGVFPAFEGSVYDVEGGIKVRNASRTTIAPTGTLSIIAGCSSGIEPLFALSYIRNILDGTKMVEVNPYFEQVAREGGFYSDELMKKLASGEHLADIEGIPAKIKEVFVTAHEIDTSWHIWMQSAFQKHTNNAVSKTVNFAREATQGDIARVYMMAYEEGLKGITIYRDGSRDGQVLSTGSQKKEEKAAAVVEHTPRRRAKVTTGFTEKVNTGCGHLYVTVNSDEHGICEVFSSLGKSGGCASAQLEAICRLISLALRSGIEVSSLVKQLEGIRCPSIAWEGGKSTLSCADAIAGVLDGHFKATNGSEEAAEKPVKDYGLVKNIAGQCPDCGSILVFEEGCFKCPGCGYTKC; encoded by the coding sequence ATGGTTGTTACTTCACAAGCTTCTCAAGGAGTTAGTTTAACCGACAATGCCCTTCAGGTGTTGGAAAGAAGATATCTAAAAAAAGATAAGCAGGGGAATCTGATTGAAACCCCCGAAGAATTATTCCGCCGTGTGGCACATACCATTGCCGCGGCGGAGACTGAATACGGCACCAAAACCGCTGCCAAAAAGTGGGAAGAGACCTTTTATAATTTAATGACTAATCTCGAATTCCTGCCCAACTCGCCGACGCTAATGAATGCGGGCAGAGAGCTGGGGCAGCTTTCGGCCTGTTTCGTACTGCCGATTGAGGATTCGATGGAATCTATTTTTGAAACCGTTAAAAATACGGCCCTTATCCACAAAAGCGGCGGCGGTACCGGTTTTTCTTTCTCCAAATTGCGTCAAGAGATGGACAGGGTCGGCACAACCGGCGGCGTCGCCAGTGGGCCGGTTTCCTTTATGAGGGCTTTTGATGTTGCAACCGATGTAATTAAACAGGGCGGTACGCGCCGCGGTGCCAATATGGCTATTTTAAGCGTCGATCACCCCGATATTATCAAGTTTATTACCTCAAAAGAAGATATGGTTTCTTTAACCAATTTCAATATTTCGGTAGCGGTTACCGCCGATTTTATGAAAGCGGCCCAAAACGGGGCGGATTACAATCTAATTAACCCGCGTACCAAAGAAGTTGTCGGTAAGCTCAATGCCAAGACGGTGTTTGAAAAGATGGTGGAGCTTGCCTGGAAAACGGGCGATCCGGGGATTATCTTTATCGAACGCATCAATCGCGATAACCCCACCCCGCACCTCGGGCAAATAGAAAGCACCAATCCGTGCGGAGAACAGCCGTTATTGCCTTATGAATCCTGTAATTTGGGTTCAATTAATCTAACAAAAATGCTGGTTGAAAAGGACAGCATGTTTGAAATTGATTATAACAAGCTGGCGCAGACCGTAAAAGCGGCGGTGCGTTTCTTGGATAATGTGATTGATGTTAATAAGTACCCGATTCCCGAAATCGGTGAGATGACCCGTAAAACACGTAAAATCGGCTTGGGAGTGATGGGTTTTGCCGATATGCTTCTGAAACTGGGCGTTCCCTATAACTCGGAAAAGGCGTTAATGCTGGCGGGGGATATAATGGGCTTTGTCGATAAAGAAGCCCTCGCTTATTCATCTGTTTTAGCAGACGAACGCGGGGTATTTCCGGCATTTGAGGGCAGTGTTTACGATGTTGAGGGTGGTATTAAAGTTAGAAACGCTTCCAGAACAACAATTGCGCCAACCGGCACGCTAAGCATTATTGCCGGTTGCTCCAGCGGCATTGAACCGCTGTTTGCGCTAAGTTATATCCGCAACATTCTCGACGGTACCAAGATGGTTGAGGTTAACCCCTATTTTGAACAGGTTGCCAGAGAGGGCGGGTTCTACTCCGACGAGTTAATGAAAAAACTGGCCAGCGGCGAACATTTGGCCGATATCGAAGGCATTCCCGCAAAGATAAAAGAAGTTTTTGTAACGGCGCATGAAATCGATACCTCATGGCATATCTGGATGCAATCGGCGTTCCAGAAACACACCAACAACGCCGTTTCCAAAACGGTTAATTTTGCCAGAGAGGCGACCCAAGGTGACATTGCGCGCGTTTATATGATGGCCTATGAAGAAGGGTTAAAAGGGATTACCATTTATCGCGATGGCAGCCGTGACGGACAGGTCCTTTCAACCGGCTCGCAAAAGAAAGAAGAAAAAGCGGCGGCTGTGGTTGAGCATACCCCTCGCCGCAGAGCCAAGGTAACCACCGGCTTTACGGAAAAGGTCAATACCGGCTGCGGACACCTCTATGTTACCGTTAACTCCGACGAGCACGGTATTTGCGAAGTGTTTTCCAGTTTAGGCAAATCGGGCGGGTGTGCTTCGGCGCAGCTGGAAGCTATTTGCCGTTTAATCTCGCTTGCTTTAAGATCGGGGATTGAGGTTAGCTCACTGGTTAAACAGCTTGAAGGTATTCGCTGCCCGTCTATTGCTTGGGAGGGCGGCAAATCAACCCTTTCCTGTGCCGATGCCATCGCCGGTGTTTTGGATGGCCATTTTAAAGCAACCAATGGCAGCGAGGAAGCGGCTGAAAAGCCGGTTAAAGATTACGGGCTTGTAAAAAATATTGCCGGGCAATGCCCCGATTGCGGAAGTATCCTTGTTTTTGAGGAAGGCTGTTTTAAATGCCCCGGCTGCGGTTATACCAAATGTTAA
- a CDS encoding radical SAM protein, with protein sequence MSRDKYSKGEDLVRKEQGTIVKNWGGRLPVGLIYPNSYYIGMSNLGMQFLYRMLNAYGDVVCERIFYEEGMLYSLENLREINEFPVLAFTVSYELDYFNVIDLIKQSAISLYAEERNANDPIIIAGGPCIISNPVPLAPFLDCMCIGEAEALMPSMLPVLADVNLTRDQKLEALSNLPGLYVPQFYTGKKIIRQYLSELEDIPVTAVLTTETELGNLYLIEAERGCNWGCRFCMVGKAFSPIRFHSAESIIKQAKEGVEFRDRIGLVGAVVSDHPQIEEIIAAIRGLGAGISISSMRIKPLYESVLKAIVESGAQTLTLAPEAGSQRLRDVINKRISEDDIIQAVEKVTEYPLKTLKFYFMIGLPSETDEDVQEIVTLVLKCKDILVKKLAGCRIDINVAQFIPKAGTPFQWMPMADEKILNRRLTFLKKKLIPLGVQVKNESTAWSLVQAVLSRGDSKIAELLAAVESVTLSEWKRKAKELEIDLDYYTVREWDTAEKLPWGFIDCGTDKDKLQTEFERATLF encoded by the coding sequence ATGAGCAGGGATAAATACAGTAAAGGGGAAGATTTAGTCCGCAAAGAGCAAGGCACAATCGTTAAAAATTGGGGCGGCAGGCTTCCTGTCGGTTTAATTTATCCCAATTCTTATTATATCGGGATGTCGAATCTGGGGATGCAATTCCTTTATCGGATGCTAAATGCCTATGGCGATGTTGTTTGTGAACGTATTTTCTATGAAGAAGGGATGCTTTACAGTTTGGAAAATTTACGTGAGATAAACGAATTCCCGGTTCTGGCCTTTACGGTTTCCTATGAATTGGATTATTTTAATGTAATCGACCTTATTAAACAAAGCGCAATCTCTTTATATGCCGAAGAACGCAATGCAAACGACCCGATTATAATTGCCGGCGGACCTTGTATTATTTCCAACCCCGTGCCGCTGGCTCCTTTTTTGGATTGTATGTGTATCGGGGAAGCCGAGGCTCTTATGCCCTCTATGTTACCGGTGCTTGCCGATGTCAATCTTACACGTGACCAAAAACTGGAAGCCCTTTCAAATTTGCCGGGATTGTATGTTCCGCAGTTTTATACCGGTAAAAAAATTATTCGCCAATATTTATCGGAATTGGAAGATATACCTGTAACCGCGGTATTAACAACCGAAACCGAGCTGGGGAATTTGTATCTGATAGAGGCTGAACGAGGCTGCAATTGGGGCTGTCGTTTTTGTATGGTGGGGAAGGCCTTTAGTCCGATACGTTTCCATTCCGCCGAAAGCATTATTAAACAGGCCAAGGAGGGGGTGGAATTCCGGGACCGCATCGGATTGGTGGGGGCGGTCGTTTCCGACCATCCGCAAATTGAAGAGATAATCGCTGCCATCCGCGGTTTGGGGGCGGGGATATCAATTAGTTCAATGCGTATCAAACCTCTCTATGAATCGGTATTAAAAGCGATTGTGGAAAGCGGGGCGCAAACCCTAACACTGGCGCCGGAAGCCGGTTCACAGCGTTTGCGCGATGTAATTAACAAACGTATCAGCGAAGATGACATAATCCAAGCAGTTGAGAAGGTTACGGAGTATCCGCTTAAAACGCTTAAGTTTTATTTTATGATCGGACTGCCTTCGGAAACCGACGAAGATGTGCAGGAAATAGTAACGCTGGTCTTAAAATGTAAGGATATCCTTGTTAAGAAATTAGCCGGTTGCCGTATCGATATCAATGTTGCTCAGTTTATTCCTAAAGCAGGGACACCCTTTCAGTGGATGCCGATGGCGGATGAGAAAATATTAAATAGACGTTTGACCTTTCTTAAAAAGAAATTGATTCCGCTGGGAGTGCAGGTTAAGAATGAAAGTACGGCTTGGAGTTTGGTACAAGCGGTGTTATCGCGAGGCGACAGTAAAATAGCGGAATTACTTGCCGCTGTTGAATCGGTTACGCTTTCGGAATGGAAACGTAAGGCTAAAGAGCTGGAAATAGACCTTGATTATTATACTGTTAGGGAGTGGGATACCGCAGAGAAGCTCCCGTGGGGATTTATCGACTGCGGGACCGATAAAGACAAACTGCAGACGGAATTTGAACGGGCGACACTGTTTTAG